The genomic DNA GGGTCTGGTAGGCTAAAAAATCCTATCAATGCACAAGTGCTAACAAAACTCCTAAATTGGAGTTTGATGtgttaagaggaaaaataatttatgatgttGAAAAGAAAAGCTAGCATGAGGATTGGCCACTCATTTTCTGAGTGTGTACTGACGTCAGCCTGATGTAGTTGCTGTGAAGTCTTACCTCCGAACAGTTTTATTCTTCCCTGCTCAAACCTCCCCTCCTTCCAACTCTCCCCAAACACCTCCTACCTCCCCGACCCCTCCTCACCCCACTCCCACTTCCCCAGTATGTTCATTATACCTTTGAGCCTCGATCCCACGTCTTTAAAGTTGCTGCTGCCCTCTGAATCCCAGGTGGACTGGCGAATGCCCAGGGCTCCCGTTGAGGTGGCTGATGGCTTCTGGTCCCCTTTGCTTCTAGGAGGCTCAGCAAATTCCTTGTAGCTTCCTGCCACCGAATGTACTCCCTCAGCTGCTCCTTCAGGCTCCCTCCCTCATAAACATGCAGGGACTCTCCTGTGCTCTTTTTTCCCATTAAATGTCctgttcaaaaacaaaaacaatatatagccaatattttataataactgtaaatggagtataacctttcaaaattatgaatcaccatgttgtacacctgtaacttatataattttgtatgtcaattatacttcaatttaaaaaaaattcagtgccacattcataaagaaataaaacaaggcaTATACTCTGgttcaaaaaaaccccaacaaaaacAGAATGCCACAAATTTAACCCAGgggaatgaatgaacaagaaattaaaaagggCACCAATTGTGTTTGTGCTGCTTTCTCCTAAATGTGGGATAAATAGcattttattgatattattagGATATAGTTCATAAACGACTGACAGATTTTGATCTGTGCTCAAAACGCCTAATGAATAGACAGAATTCAGAACTGCAACTCAGAAGCCCTGGGTCTGGTCCCAGCCCCTCTGCTAACTAGCCAGGTGACCTCTCTCAAGTCATTTAGCATCCCGAACCTTCAATTTTATCAACAATAAAATGAACATGTTGGACCAGATGACATCGAAAGAACCTTCCATATCTAAAATTCTATCACCATTTCTGTGTGCACCGAATTCTATTCCCAGCTGAATGATGGTGTTCGAACAACTACCCCAGTCAATCTTGAATTGTTCCTGAAAAGAAAAGtctctgtgcttttctttgtGTGATTAAAAAGGTGTTgctcagacttccctggtagagcagtggttaagaatccgcctgccaatgcaggggacacgggttcgagccctggtccaggaagatcccacatgccacggagcaactaagcctgtgcaccacaactgctctagagcccacgagccacaactactgagcccacatgccacaactactgaagcctgagcgcctagagcctgtgctccacagcaagagaagccaccgcagtgagaagcccgagcatcacaacgaagagtagcccccgctcgcggcagccagagaaagcccgtgcgcagcaacaaagacccaacgcagccaaaaataaattaattaattaaaataaataaattaaaaggtgtTGCTTTCCTCTTACCTGTAATACAAACGTAGCAaaggaatttttcatttaaactttCTTAGAATTTTAGCTGAGACTGAACCTAGAAATTGCACCTAGAAATTGTACCTAGAAATTACAGTTTGTAATGAAATACAGGTTGAAGACAAGTTTTGGCCAACACTTTTCAGCCATATAAATGCAGAATTTTCTCTTGGAGGTCTAAAATGGTCACCAAAGTTTATCATTAGCTCCAGAGATGAGCTTTTgccatataaacaaataaaagttgCTGTGCAGGAGGCCAAACCACTAAAAACATGGAAATTCATGTATGCAAATGGGGATAGCCTTAGGGTCAGAAGGGTATGGTATTGAAGGTCTGTATTCTTTACATTTTAGCCCATTGCTTGAATATACTcacattatcttatttactttcttcagttgattttctccatttctctgtaATTGGGTTTTATAGCACTTTCAAATTTCTAACACTAGTAAAACTATGGTGCTTTTGATTTAAAGCTCACAAGGAAAGAGCTCTCTGTGGCTCCAGTGTTGACTGGCATTAGAAGTATGTAAGGCAAGCATCATGAAAATAGTACGTGGCAGACCTCAGTCACTGCAAATGGAAGGAGGCCCCTTACCAGCTGTTCTGTCCaccaagagagaagccctcacAGTAACTCTATtgcttgtgtgtgtatttacagtTCACAGGATGTTTAAATGcagattatttcatttgatccacACTGTACTAACTTCGATGAAAATGAGACTGGCCAAAAGTCACATACATGCAAGTGAAGATTCTGGGATTAAAATCAGCTCACAGTCCAGACTCTACGATATTATACTGCTTTGAAGTGTCTTTGAACTTCCCAAGGATATAAGGCAGTTAGAAATCATTCTGGGGTCTGGAAATAAGGATAAGGTCTGCCAAAGCTTTCTAATATTATCAAAAGGAATGGAGATCATATATCACTAGGTCATGACTCAGTTATGCAACTCAGGAAAATTAATTCTGTGTGTACTGGGGAGCCTGAAAATGAGGTTTTCCTGCATTGCAGTGTGAGCTTTGCCAAGTCACTTAGGACCTGACACTGCACACAATTTTAAGAGTCTATTAAGGACACTGTCCCAACTGAAGCATTGGAATCTTGAAAAACTGGCTCCTCACTTATCTGCTTGGTAAACTTGGTACCCAGATATCTACTAAATAACTCTGCATTTAGCCATCACAATGATTATGTTCCACAACCTCCCAGGAAGTAGCAAATCATTTGGCTTAGAAATATGGAGTAAATCAAATCATGATAATGGGAAAGTGGGATTAGAATCTGATGCTCCCAGTAATAACCTCAGTTGCTCTTGTCCTCGGTCATTGTCTATCATCTGGTTAGGATGCTGGAAATGAGAAAGGCGTTATTGGCAATGAAGCAGAGGGATGATGGAGATGTTTTTACAAATAACTTCATTTTTGTCATGCTTGAAGAATTCTGTGACTTTTCTACAATGGAAGGCTAAAATGGGCCTCCATTCTGTGGGTGATTTAACATAGATCTTTGGGACCTTGTACTGAATTTCAGTATTTGCATATTTGGTGGATGGGTGTTCAGACTCCCTCCCCTAGACcacagatgtttttcttttttctaaggaAAGTGCGCCATCTAGAACGTCCCAGGGAAGCACACGTTCCCTGGGTCCTAATGCACTTCTTAGCTAGCTAACGTCAACCAAATAATCGTCTCCATGGCAACGTGGACGCTATGCCCACTTCCATCTCTTCTCCCATCATCATTTGTTATGTATCCATATAATAATAATGGAGATCAAAAGATAagcacttgaaaaaataaaaccttgccAGGCGTAGGGGGGAAGCTTTTGTCCTCTTTAATCACGTAAAAATACCACTAAAATGGCAGGTTTGCAACAGAAAAGAATTTTCTTGAGCTCCATACTTGAAGATTATCCTAACTTCAGAAAATATCCATTAAGACAGAAAGCGTTGAGTATTAAGAGCTAGTTTTTCTGGAGTGATACTTCAGCTGTATTTCACAGTAGCTCGGATAGCACAATCATGTAACACCATTCTGCAGCTGAACACTGGTGCTCAGCATTCAACCCTCCACGGCACGCTCCACATCAGAGTTAGAACCACGAGCAGAAACATTTCATGGGTGCACAGGGGATAGTTACCAGTGTTAGTGTTGACCTATATTTTCACGGCACACAAAACATCTCCATGAACATCGAGACAGATAAGAATTGGTTACGTTTTCAGTCTAACTTGTTTTTCCATGGCCACATCACGTTTCTCTCAGCTGGAAGAAGCAATTCACTTAACAAACCTGCAAGTTTGTGCTAACAGCTTCTTCACAGACAGCAATATGTAGCTTTCGTTTGCATTAATTAAAACTAACCTTAATTAAAACTAACCTCCATGTCTTCAGTGACTGAGGAGGACAGGAATTTACTTAGGGCAGAAACCTCAATTTAAAATCTAACATGGCATTCATGCTTATGAATGCTCGCATTCCAACAGAGGGCATGTCCACCCAAAGCAAACTTGTGCCACTGCAATGTCATCTTAAATCTAAATGCAATTTTCTATGtcacctccctctttcccttgttCTTCACCAAATCTGCACAgtcaagggagaaaaaggaaaaagagtgtGTTCGAGAACAAATAAGAGAATAAGACAATTTGGGGGTGTCACTGGTCAGTACACTTTGGGGCTGGGAATGCCCAAGTACCACCATGAAGGGTGATGAAATGGCCGACACCCGAAAGACCTGGGGACTGATGTGCTCTGGAATCACGTTGGCTTGCATCAGAAATACCATGATTATAGCTTCCCAGCTAACTCTCTTGTCCTGCGTTTAGCCTGCAAGGGTTACATTAACAATAAgtctttttagggcttccctggtggcgcagtggttgagagtccgccggccgatgcaggggacacgggttcgtgccccggttccggaggatcccacgtgccacggagcggctgggcacgtgagccatggccgctgagcctgtgcgtccggagcctgtgctccgcaagggaagaggccacagcagtgagaggcccgcgtaccgcaaataaataaataaataattaaaaaaaaaaaaatatatatatatatatatatatttagtacaaAAACATGGATGAGCAAAAGAGGCTGGAAATCTGGAAGTTTCTTTCCACCTTCCCAGCCCACTGGCCGCTGGCCGCAGTGAACAATGGCCACTTGATCTAAACTCCCAGGAGCCCTTTTTAAGCATCGATTCGATTCTAGGTTTGGCTTCTTTAACATCTTCTAAGTATCCTTCTCTCTGGAAGTGCAAGGGTTTTCACCCATCCCAACCCTTCCTCTCGATACCAGGCTCCTGGGTTCCGGGTGTCCCTCAAAGATGACAAATACTTTCATCCCTGGGGTTGCCAAGACTTGGCAAATGATTCTTTCAGTAATAATGAAAACTACTCTGTCGCAACCCAGAGCGCTCCATTTCTCTGAGGGAAACCTACACAGCGCACAGGAGCTGAGGACGCGCAGTTCTAGCTTCACCCCATCTTCTAAATTCATCCTAGTCTTCACCCCGAGAGCCTGTAAATCCTCTGAGAGTTGAATTAGCAAGTATCTTTCCAACACACCCTCCCCTACTTCTAAGTAGATGACTAAGGAAATCGTGAAACGCAcacgcacacgtacacacacacacacacacacacacacacacacacacacacacacaccgccttAAATCTCTCTAGGGACCGACCGGCTTCCCTGGAAAGGCTAGGGCTGCTGTAGATGGCTGTGTGGGGAGCTGTCTGAGGAAGTCGAACGCTTGGCAACATTTGCTAGAGGCTCTGCTCGGCGCGGCCGAGAGCCCCGGGGTGACGCTGGAGGAGCGAGAAGCAGCGGGGCCGCTACCTGCCTCCCAGCTGCGGGGAAGCAAGCGGGTGCGCGCTCCGCGGCCCGAGACCCGGTCCAAGCCGCTGCGGTTCCGGGGGGCCGGGACGAGAGAACCTCCAAGCCCGTGCCTGGAAAGCAGGACTTGTAGGCcggggaaagagggaaggagctaGGGGAGAGCGTGAGGTTTCGGGTCAAGAGAGGCGGAGAAAAGCGAGGACTTCGGGGACAGAGACCCGGGATCAGCGTGGAGACCACGTGTGATTCCCGGAGCACCGAGCCTGccggatggaaggagggagggttgGGCAAAAGGGCAGGGAAAAGAAAATCGCTGCAAGGCAAAGAAGGACTGAGGAAATTCAGGCGAGCCCCAAATAGAGGTGGGATTCAGGCGCTGATTGCCAAACAGATTTGAAACCCAGGGTGGGCGCTGCGCCCTGTGTCCCACACCTGTGGCTTTGTCGGGGGTAAAGGCGCAGCCGCCAGGCTGGACCAGGGCTCCGAGACGCGCTCGGGGACCCAGCTCCCCAAAATTGTTCAGGGAGAGAACCGTGCCAGACAGGGTTGTGATTAGACGGATAAAAGGAGGTGCTGGGAGATGCGGAGGGAGCGTGATCTCCGCGTACGGCTGGGATTTTGGAGAGCTGCGCGCTGGCTCGGGTGTCCTgcgggggagggaagagagcGGGAAAGGACCGAGGGACCAGCCGGAGGCTGCCGAGGGACCGACGGCTTCCCGGGATACTGAAGGGCAGGGTGGAGTTTTGGGAGAACGGGGTTGGCGTCTGAGTGGAAAGGTCGGAGCAAAACCCAGCCCCCAACGCAGAGCCGCAGAAAAGCTGAGAGATGGGGAGACTGGCCCCCTCGGCTGGCTGGTCCCGCCAGGACTAGAGCGCGCCGGACACTCACCCACCGCCCAGTGGTTGCCGCGCGGGTACATCTTGGCCAGCAGGGTCCCTCCGCCCGCCGACACCGGGGCGGCCGGTCCCCGGGGCGCCTGGCAGAGGACCAGAGCCAGCAGGACGAGCGGGAAGTCGCGGCCGCGCATGGTCCCGGCGGGAAGCCCTCGGAGCGCCGCGGCGAGACTGGGCGGAGagtgcgcttccactgcagaggagaGACGGGAGGACCGGGACCTCAGAggagcgccgccgccgccgccgccagcgccGCTGCTGCAGCCTCCACGACGCCCCGACTTTATATGCAAGCCCGGGCGGGGGCGTAGGGGGATCCTCCACCGCCGACCCCAGCGCTCTGACGTCTCCCTGGAGCGAGCCGGAGCGCGGGGACAACGGTCTCCGAAAATCATCCATCTTCCTGCCGAGCGATGAACAGGCTGAGCGTACAttgtcccctctctctctccctcgtAGCCCCGTCCGCCTTCCCCAGCCTGGGTCAGTTCTTCCTATCCTCGACGCCTTCGCTCCAGCACAATTTAGGGAActcttccctccccagcctcaccGGGGCGCCTCCCGCGTTAGCTGCCTTCGGATCCTTCGAGGAGGAGCAGTGACCCCGCGGCCTGACCCCAGGGGCGAGGGGcgcagctggggtgggggagatagAGAGGGATGTGCGCCAAGGATGGATGTTTTTAGGCTGGGCTTTGCTAGAGGGGACCGGAGCCCGGAATGCAAAGCACCtctgtttctcagactttccccCTTTGTGGATCACCTCCCTCCTCGCGGTCCCTGCCCATGAACCTCGCGACCTTTGCTCCCTCCCACAGAGCGCCGCCGCTTCACCGCCGCAAGACCCTCACCCCACCTGGGGTTTCGGAGGCGTCCCTGCCCGCTTGTAGGGTGCGATGGAGGCTGGAGCAGGAAAGACATGTAACGTGATCGGAGCTACAATACTAACAATAGTTTTACTATACTCCTGGTTCCCTGCACCAGCATACGGCATCCACATAACAGAAGAAGCTTCTGCGGCGATTTCCCTAGGCCGCCTCTACCAGAAAGCTCAAACTGTCCCTAAGCTGCCATTTACACACTTCTCTAGAGCTGCCCaaccttccccttctccttctgttCTCAGATACGAGGAATGGTCACCGGCCCAACTCCCGAGGCTGTCAATGCCATGGATACAAAGGGGGTGGGCACCATAGCAATGCAACAGTGAATAGAAGCGGGTAGGATGCGGTTGCCCACGATTCGGCTGTCAGAGCCGGGGGTGTGTTGGTGTGTTCCCGCATGCCAATTCCTCACCGAGTGCTGGTGAATTGCCTTGCTGGTTGGTTCCCGCTGGTGTTCCATGTCAATACTGGGCGTTGATACCAATTAGGTTGAAATCATACGTCTTTTGGGATATCTGGTGATTCAATACATCTGTGCCGTTCTTAGAGGATATGTGCCTATTGCATGACTGAGCATCCTTGGGCTTGGAAGAGTATTTCCATGCATGTGTCTGGCTAGAAGGTTAAATGCTAATTTCAAGATCACTATTATTAGCCAAGCAATAGAGTAATACTATCCTGAGGGAATACCCCAAGTGAAaatcaagggggaaaaaagcctaCAATGGGCTTGGACTCCATCCTTCTGGGTTCCCAGGCTCTGCTCATTAGTAAGCACATGTTCCACAGTCAGGTGATCATACGTAGGCTTCCCACTTCCCACTTGGCCATGAGCTTGCAGGAGCACAGGGACTCGGTCTTGTTCCCCTGTGTGTCTTCAAAGAGCCTGGATCACAGTGGTGTTCAACGATTTGATGAATGAACAACTAACCTAAGAAATGCTTGGGTCTAAATGGCTTTTGCAACCTTGGGCCTTTGGAAAACCTTTCTCTCTCCAGACTAAGTTATAGAAAAATGTCCTTTCCCCTTAGTTTAATCAAGATTATTTTAGAATCTTTTAATGACGTTTTTCCCACTATGAGACCAAGGGAAAACTACTGTAAATACAATGAAGTGTGGGAACAGCTCTACAGAAAGTGCAACTCTTCTGCAAATTCAGGCAACACACTCTGGGGTCTATAGCAGACCAGGAGCTACCCAGGTTCCTCCATTCACTTCAGCTCTTGCTCTAAGCACCCTAGTCTACAGGCTTTCTGCAGCGGGTCTCGGGCTTAGACGTGTCATTTGCTTTGGCATCCCACAAGGGCAGAGAGTGTGTCAGTCTTTGCTCAGGGCTGAATCCACAGTGTCTGACCCAGTCCAAGgtacagaacagggactcaagaGATGTGAATGCTGCATTGTCCTCCAGGTATAGCAGCCTGAGTCCAGTCCTTTAACCAGAAAAGACAATGGATTGTGACAAGTTAGAGAAAGAAACCATTGCAGGTTTCATTTAGCCAGTACTGAATGAGCCCCAGTAGATCCTGGCTGGGTATCTTTTCATATCGCTTTTAAAATCTTAACCACAGCCCTGCCAGATAGGGATGACTTGTTCCCCTTCTTTGTTATAGCTCAGCGCTCTGTTCCACGTAGATATTCAGGAACCCAGGTTCATTCCATCCTGTGCCTCTACCCCTCCCTAGCGCTCTGCTCCTCAAAGGGGTGTTCTGTAAGGAGATAAGGAGCTTGTGTCAGGATGTAAATCAATGCATTGCTTCCTTCATCGAGAATATCTTGCTTTGTCAGCTGAACACTGTGTTTAATGATTTGCATTTAGTGCTGTTGATTTGCATTCTGGCATAAGCTCTTTATCTTGCTGTGGATGGGTTACAAACGGTTCAAGGATGAGCAGCTGATGCATGGACCACACTTAATTAGCACTAAGTGTACTGTCCCTGCCTGCACGGCCTAGATAGCAGCTGGCACGACAGGGCAAATGGGGAGGCGCGCCACTCTCTTAATATACCAGCCCACACGTACCACTCATCTTTTCTGCTCATATTTTAATCGGTAAAAACTCAGCCACAGGGagctgcaagagaggctgggagCTGTAGCCCTGATAATCAGTCAGGCGCCTGGCTCTGCCTGCACCGCTGCGGAAGAAGGAGTAAGTGGAGTTTGATGGACGGCTGATAAACAGACAGAACCAGCCTAGGGTTCCTCAGGCACGTGGAGGtcttacaaattttatttaataaagtaaaaCCTCCCCTCATGGAGAGGAAAGACTGGGTCTCCGGCCCGTCTCCTCTGCCCCAGAGTTCTACGTCCCTTAGAGAATCTCTTGCTAACTACCATACCAGCACCCCTTAGGCTCAGGGGGGCATTGCACCCTCTTATCACTGTGGCACAAATTAGGGTACCCCTTCGTTGGATTCCCCATTTGGGAATGTTTAGTCTAGTCTTTCTATAATAAATGGATCTTAGCCCTTTAGCTGTTTCCACAAAAGATCTATGTAGCCAGCAGCCGTGATATTTCACTGACATTTTTTGCACCTGtgtggggtgggctggggtcCTGGCCTCCTGTCTTGCACCTCTGCTGGAAACTGCCTCCATCTCTCAGTTCCCCAACTCCTGGTTTCCAGGAGAGAAACACGAGAGACCCAGCTCATTATTGTGACCCAGCTATACGTGTTCTAGATTGCCCAACAGCTTAGAGATGAGTGACTCCACAGTGTCCAGTCCACTCTTATAGAGGCTAGGACACATGGTGGCAGATGTGGCAGCGTCCACTCCACAGGGCTCTGGGCAGGACAGTGTTCCCTGAAAAGAAGGTGTGGGTATCATACACAACGGCCCTGCTCCCCAGATCCTCAGGCACATGCTGTCTTGTGCCTGATATTTCATGAcgtctgttgtttctttttagctCAGTGACTCCAAGACATTggaaagggcttttttttttttaacatctttattggagtataattgctttacaataatatgttagtttctgctttataacaaagtgaatcaactatacatatacacatatccccatatcccctccctcttgcatctccctcccaccctccctatcccacccctctaggtggtcacaaagcaccgagctgatatccctgtgctatgcagctgcttcccactagctatctattttacatttgatagtgtatatacgtccaagTAAGggcattttttttattattctcttcCACGTAGTTTAGGTTTTGATGGACTTTTTACTGTGAAACAAGCCTTATTGCTTAGATTTCTCATTTTTACTCATCAAAGACATAGGAACTGTCTGTCCATCAGAATTTCTAATCAGGTTGAAGTCACCAGTATTACCTAGAGAGTAGATGTCATTCCAGCTTAAATCAGTGAAACATTGCATCTTAATTCATCTTTTCAGCTTCATCAGGGGTAAatgtatggcttttttttttttttttgccacaccacgtgacttatgggattttagttccccgaccagggatggaacccagggccccagcagtgagagcaccaagtcctaaccactggactgccaggaaattcccccaATGTATGgctttttgaaatattgaaaatagcACATGCGTCTCTATCTTTGCCCTAAGTGGAGTCTAGGTTAGGAGTCTTAAGGTTTAGGGGGCTGTTTTTGCTGTCACTGGTCATTTATACCTTGGTGCCTATGAAGGCTTTGAGGACAGGTCTTGCTGCAGTGAGATGCTCCAAGATCCCCAGATCCAGTCCAAAGCCAAGGAAGCAGGCTGTGAAGGCAAATGGAAAGGAACAAGGAGGCATTGGCGTCCTGCAAGCACGTGGATTCTaattctgcctctgccacttagGAGCAACTATGTTACCAGGCCAGTGACTTAGCATCtgcatctcagtttcttcatctataaattggTAATATCTCCCTCCCTAGGGTGTGTATCTGTTGACTGACAGctgcttatttgttttaattaataattatggAGAACTATAATTAGGgcaagctaatttttttttttttttttccggtacgcgggcctctcactgttgcggcctctcccgttgcggagcacaggctccggacgcacagcctcagcggccatggctcacgggcccagccgctctgcagcctgtgggatcttgccggaccggggcatgaacccgtgtcccctgcatcggcaggcggactctcaaccgctgcgccaccagggaagcccagggcaagCTAATTTTTATCTCAGGTGTGAGTGTCAAGACGGCATAATTTTCTTGCTCAATGCCTAACCCCAATGTCACATGCTATTTAGATctcccagagataatcacacgAATAACAGCTGCTGCTCAGTGAGCATCTGGCATGTACCCGGCATTGTGCACTTACTCGTGTAACCCTCACAGCTGTCCTATGACATAGATGTTATTtgtcctgttttatagatgaggaaactgaggcacaggagggttaactaacttgcccaaTGACCCAATGGTAACTGACAGAGTCAACCTCAGAGCCATCTGATTTTCAAGCTCTGAGTGTGATAAGTCTGGCAAAAATGAGTTTCTTTGTAGTTACAGGACTTTTCTGGGGGTCGATAAATTTCATCACCCAGAAggataaaaagtatattaaaataattttagaggaGATATTGGGAATAATTTTTAGAGGTATTTGGGTGAAACCTCATTGCAGATTCCTCCCTTTGCTTGTTTTCAGCTATTCCCCACCCCACGCCCACC from Pseudorca crassidens isolate mPseCra1 chromosome 12, mPseCra1.hap1, whole genome shotgun sequence includes the following:
- the GRP gene encoding LOW QUALITY PROTEIN: gastrin-releasing peptide (The sequence of the model RefSeq protein was modified relative to this genomic sequence to represent the inferred CDS: inserted 1 base in 1 codon) translates to MYAQPVHRSAGRWMIFGDRCPRAPARSRETSERWGRRWRIPLRPRPGLHIKSGRRGGCSSGAGGGGGGAPLRSRSSRLSSAVEAHSPPSLAAALRGLPAGTMRGRDFPLVLLALVLCQAPRGPAAPVSAGGGTLLAKMYPRGNHWAVGHLMGKKSTGESLHVYEGGSLKEQLREYIRWQEATRNLLSLLEAKGTRSHQPPQREPXGIRQSTWDSEGSSNFKDVGSRLKVGGLSRFSA